AAGCACAGAGTGATGGAATTTGCGAACCTATCAAGACGCCGTGCCCCAGCCTTGTTGACTCTTGGGCCGCACAGTTGGCGCCTCAGCCCCGCGCCAGGGTATGTCCCGCCTCCTCCTTCAGCCGCAGGTAGAGCAGCGTGTTCAGGATGCCGTGGATGGGACCGAGCAAGCCGAGGCCGAGAAGGAAGGGCAGGATCTGCGCGAGGGTGGGCTGGCCCTGGGCGAGGACGACGCGGGCCATGGGCAGGGCCAGGAGCAGCTGGATCAAGCCCTGGGCCACCACCAGCACGGCCACCAGACCCAGGCGCGGCCGGGTGAGGGCCACGCTGGTGCGCAGGCAGTCGAGCAGGCCCCCGCCCTCCAGCATCAGCGCGGGCAGGGCGACGGCCCAGAGCGAGGCGAGGAGGATGCCGGGCACGATCAGGAGGAGCACGCCGGCCAGCACCAGCGTGGAGACGAGCAGGGAGAGGAGGGCGAGGAGCGTCAGGCGCTGCGCGCCGCGGAAACCGCCCATGAAATCCTCCACGCCCGGTCGCTCCTCCAGCAGCACGCGGCGGGTGGCGAGGATCAGGCCGGCGGCGAGGGGACCCTCCAGCGCCAGGGAGAGGGGCAGCCCGAGGACAGGCAACTGGCCGGCGGCATAGGCGGCCACCAGCATGAAGAAGCCGTAGAAGAGGAACCAGTTGGATTCCAGGCTCCACACCTCGTAGGTCTGGCGGAGCAGGGGCAGCAGCAGGGCGGGGCGGGGTGTGGGGCTCAAGGCGTCCTCGTTCCGTTGACGGTGCGGTCCGCAATATGGCACGAGCGGGGCCAACCCTGCCCTCGCGCCGCGGCGCCGGGCCCTGCCTTGGCAAGCTGCGCCCGGCTCATTCCCTATATTGGGCCGCGATTTCAGGCGGGTCGGCCGGGAGCGTGGAGCGCCGGGTCCCGCCATGGGTTCCGGGAAGGGGTGGTCCCGTGCGCACCGACGCAGCATTCGTGGCTTCACGCCTGGCCCGGCTCGAGCGGCGCATCAAGCTGGCGGCGGACAGCGCCGCGGCGGGCGGCGGCGAGGCGGCCGCCCGTGTGCGGGTGGTGGGCGTCACCAAGTACCTGGCGGCGGCCCAGATGGGTGCCCTGCGCCAGGCCGGCTTGATGCTGTTCGGTGAGAACCGCGTGCAGGATGCCCTGCCCAAGCTGGAGCTGCTGCGCGGGGAGGCCGCCCCGCAGGAGTGGCACTTCATCGGCACAGTGCAGGGCAACAAGGCGCGGGCGGTGACGGGGCGCTTCGCCCTCATCCACAGCGTGGACCGCCTGGAGCTGGCCCGTCGCATCTCGCAGGCCGCCACGGAGCAGGGCTTGCGCCAGGACGTCCTGCTGGAGGTGAACATTTCCGGCGAGGCCTCCAAGCACGGCTTCGAGGCCGCGGAGCTGGAGGCGCTCTGGCCCGAGCTGGCCCGCTTGCCCGGCTTGGGCATCCGCGGCCTGATGGGCATGGCGGCGGAGGACGCCCCGGCGCGGCCGGCCTTCCGCGCGCTGCGCCTCCTGCGGGATCGGCTGGACCCCGGACGGCGCCTTCTGGGCGAGTTGTCCATGGGCATGAGTGGCGACTTCGAGGCGGCGGTGGCGGAAGGCGCCACCCTGCTGCGCATAGGACGGTCCCTGTTTAGCGAGGAAGCGGAGATCTGATGGACGAGCTGATTCGACTTGCCGCGCACGTCTACATCCTCATCATCATCGCGGCGGCCATTGTGAGCTGGATGGGGATCGACCGTGAGCATCCGCTGGCGCAGTTCCTGCAGCGGGCCACCGAGCCCCTCTTCCGCCGCATCCGCGGCCTGATCCCGCCTGTCAACGGCCTGGACCTGTCGCCTCTCATCGCGCTGCTGGCCGTCAAGCTGGCGGAGAAGCTGCTCAGCGCCCTGCTGCGATTCTAGGGACCATCATGCGCACTTCGCCCAACGACATCCGTGGCGCCACCTTCAGCCGCCGCCTGCGCGGCGCCGATCCGGCCGAGCTGCAGGTCTTCCTGGGCGGGGTGGCCGACCAGGTGGAGCAGCTGGAGCGCGAGTTGGCCGCCGCCCAGGCGCGCGCCCTGCAGCTGGAGCGGGAACTGGAGCGCTATCGCAGCCTGGACCAGGGCCTGCGCGACACCCTGCTGGAGGTGAAGACCACGAGCGAGGGGGCGCGCGAGACGGCCCGCAAGGAGGCGGAGCTGATCCTGCGCGAGGCGGAG
This genomic window from bacterium contains:
- a CDS encoding YggS family pyridoxal phosphate-dependent enzyme yields the protein MRTDAAFVASRLARLERRIKLAADSAAAGGGEAAARVRVVGVTKYLAAAQMGALRQAGLMLFGENRVQDALPKLELLRGEAAPQEWHFIGTVQGNKARAVTGRFALIHSVDRLELARRISQAATEQGLRQDVLLEVNISGEASKHGFEAAELEALWPELARLPGLGIRGLMGMAAEDAPARPAFRALRLLRDRLDPGRRLLGELSMGMSGDFEAAVAEGATLLRIGRSLFSEEAEI
- a CDS encoding YggT family protein, whose amino-acid sequence is MDELIRLAAHVYILIIIAAAIVSWMGIDREHPLAQFLQRATEPLFRRIRGLIPPVNGLDLSPLIALLAVKLAEKLLSALLRF
- a CDS encoding DivIVA domain-containing protein, with the protein product MRTSPNDIRGATFSRRLRGADPAELQVFLGGVADQVEQLERELAAAQARALQLERELERYRSLDQGLRDTLLEVKTTSEGARETARKEAELILREAELHADQLLARGREEQRALRADLETLRERRDSFVRRLRHVLGQQLELIDLLAQSAPAGGEDQEEEAARAGQASDA